From the genome of Candidatus Atribacteria bacterium ADurb.Bin276:
CTCGATTATATTTTTTCTGAAAACTATGAAAAGCTGGTTTTTTTGGAAGAACAATGGCAAGTAGAAAATACAACTTCTGTTGAGTTGTTCTCCGAAGCCGGATATGTTACCACGGAAGAGAATGAAAATGTAAACTCAACAATTGAAGAGCTCATTCAAAAAACCATTTCACTTTCTGAAACCGATAAAAAAAAAGTAACTAGTAATGCAGGAGCGATCGAAGATATCATATTTCAACGTTTTAAGGGTTTTACACCTTGGGTAGTAGCTGGCGCAGGGGTTTTGGACGGCCTTAATCCCTGCGCTTTTGCAACCATCATTTTCATGGTTAATCTCCTCATGGTTCTTGGCCATAACCGGAGGAAAATCCTCGAAATCGGAATAACCTATAGTATAACCGTCTTCATAACTTATCTTCTTCTTGGATTAGGCTTGTTTCATGTCTGGCAGACTTTAGCCGCTTACCAAGTTTTTTCTCGAGTTGTCTATGGAATTATGGCTTCAGTTCTTTTGGTTTTTGCCATTCTCAGCATAAAAGATGCCATTCAATACAAAAAAGATAAGAAAGAAACCGAATTCTCCTTAGGTTTACCCAAGGGATTTCGGGTAAAAATCAATCAAT
Proteins encoded in this window:
- a CDS encoding Cytochrome C biogenesis protein transmembrane region produces the protein MEEQWQVENTTSVELFSEAGYVTTEENENVNSTIEELIQKTISLSETDKKKVTSNAGAIEDIIFQRFKGFTPWVVAGAGVLDGLNPCAFATIIFMVNLLMVLGHNRRKILEIGITYSITVFITYLLLGLGLFHVWQTLAAYQVFSRVVYGIMASVLLVFAILSIKDAIQYKKDKKETEFSLGLPKGFRVKINQYLKKSFSEKKLIFAAILSGFVISLLEAGCTGQIYLPTIMYIARQSTSMRAFLYLILYNAFFIVPLLVVFFGVYYGSQSKALVNFGRKNILFSKLALGSLFIVLSVLLWQSALS